The genomic DNA CAGATAGCTATCGGCTTCCTCAAGGATCGAATCTATGCCCATGGAATCTACCTGGTTCGCGGTGAATACTTTAATGGAGTCATTCTGTCTGATATAGTCCCATTCTTCCTTCGGGCCGCTCCTTATGCCTATCGAGACATATTTATCGGCCAGGTCCTCGATCACATGCCGCGATACGCAGGCATGGCTGTGCTTGACGCCGCCATATTCCGGCCTCAGGTCACAGTGGGCATCCATTACGACGAACCCTATCTTTTCATTGTAGGCTTTAACGCAAGGATAGGTAAGCGAGTGCTCTCCGCCCATCATGATGGGTATTTTGCCCGCTTTCACTATCTCCGAAGCGCGCTCGTACACGACCTCGAGAGTCTCATCCACGTTGACATAGGTATCACAGTCGCCCATATCGTGTATGGGGACGTCATCCAGATCGACGTCAAGGTCCTGGTTATATGTCTCGAAGTTGTAAGATACTTTCCGCATAGTCATCGGCGCCCATCTTGAACCCATCCTGAAGGATGAGGTCCTGTCGTAGGGCACGCCGTAGATCACGAACTCCGCTTCGTCAAATGACTCGTTCGCCTCGGCGAAAAGATTAAGGTTCATAGTTTTTTATCCCTGCAGGATCATCTCATCTGGATCTTCATCTTGCCCATGCTGGAGATGTACTGTATCTCCTCACCCTGGACGACCTTGTCCTTTAAGTCCTCTGGTATTGGAAGCTCGAAGGTCGAGAAATCA from Methanooceanicella nereidis includes the following:
- the speB gene encoding agmatinase, with product MNLNLFAEANESFDEAEFVIYGVPYDRTSSFRMGSRWAPMTMRKVSYNFETYNQDLDVDLDDVPIHDMGDCDTYVNVDETLEVVYERASEIVKAGKIPIMMGGEHSLTYPCVKAYNEKIGFVVMDAHCDLRPEYGGVKHSHACVSRHVIEDLADKYVSIGIRSGPKEEWDYIRQNDSIKVFTANQVDSMGIDSILEEADSYLAGCDRIYLSLDMDAIDPAYAPGLGTPEPFGMTPRQVRTVIRHFAPRTVGFDVVEISPEYDSGDVTSVLGAKLIREFIAAKWKSMQQAKNI